A stretch of Ipomoea triloba cultivar NCNSP0323 chromosome 11, ASM357664v1 DNA encodes these proteins:
- the LOC115996100 gene encoding protein HAPLESS 2-like — MKPLALAIFFAFYLSMQSVYSIQIISKSKLQKCEKASNSNQQLNCTNKIVIDLAVPSESSGNEASMVAEIVEVEEDATNMRTLRSPPVITIQKSAAYALYELTYIRDVAYKPEELYVKTRKCKRNADSNVVRICERQVLLRDENGNVIDHTQASMVAKKIAAILQKTAHSITAVWDIM, encoded by the exons ATGAAGCCACTGGCTCTAGCAATCTTCTTTGCATTTTATCTCTCTATGCAATCTGTTTACTCAATTCAAATCATCTCTAAATCGAAGCTTCAAAAATGCGAGAAAGCCTCTAATTCTAACCAACAACTCAATTGCACCAATAAGATTGTCATCGACTTAGCCGTTCCGAGCGAATCC AGCGGAAACGAGGCTTCAATGGTGGCGGAGATAGTAGAAGTGGAAGAGGATGCGACGAACATGCGAACCCTTCGGTCTCCGCCAGTGATTACTATCCAAAAATCAGCTGCCTATGCTTTGTATGAATTGACATACATAAGA GATGTTGCTTACAAACCAGAAGAGTTGTATGTTAAGACAAGAAAGTGTAAGCGTAATGCCGATTCAAATGTTGTCCGGATATGTGAAAGGCAAGTTCT GTTGAGAGACGAGAATGGGAATGTTATTGACCACACTCAG GCATCAATGGTTGCCAAGAAAATTGCAGCAATTTTGCAGAAAACTGCCCATAGTATTACTGCAGTTTGGGACATCATGTGA